Proteins encoded by one window of bacterium:
- a CDS encoding urease accessory protein, whose amino-acid sequence MRAAVRSIGAAALLLAAVPSVAAAHPDTTIPHGFLHGFEHPFSGWDHLLAMFAVGLWAAQRGGRAVWALPLTFVATMVVAGALAMSGVGLPGVEAGILASVFVLGLLIALAAKVPAAAAVALIALFAAFHGAAHGAEMPVGVGGFTYAAGFATATAGLHLAGAFLGIALQRGLRERQQVWVRLAGASVCAAGVAFLILGS is encoded by the coding sequence ATGCGTGCAGCCGTTCGATCGATCGGTGCGGCCGCGCTCCTGCTGGCCGCTGTCCCATCCGTGGCGGCAGCCCATCCCGATACAACGATTCCGCACGGGTTCCTGCACGGGTTCGAGCACCCGTTCTCCGGGTGGGATCACCTCCTGGCCATGTTCGCCGTCGGGTTGTGGGCGGCCCAGCGCGGCGGTCGTGCCGTGTGGGCGCTGCCGCTCACCTTCGTCGCGACGATGGTCGTGGCCGGCGCGCTGGCGATGAGCGGCGTCGGCCTCCCGGGCGTGGAGGCGGGGATCCTCGCCTCGGTCTTCGTGCTGGGTCTCCTGATCGCCCTGGCGGCGAAGGTCCCGGCCGCGGCGGCGGTGGCGCTCATCGCGCTGTTCGCCGCGTTCCACGGCGCCGCCCACGGCGCGGAGATGCCTGTCGGGGTCGGGGGCTTCACCTACGCGGCCGGCTTCGCGACGGCGACCGCCGGGCTCCACCTGGCCGGGGCGTTCCTGGGGATCGCGCTCCAGCGGGGGCTCCGCGAGCGACAGCAGGTCTGGGTGCGCCTGGCGGGCGCCTCGGTGTGTGCCGCG